GCGCGAGGCGGGGTGATCCAGTGGGCTTTCGCGAAATACTGCGGCGAATCCGGCTGCGCCCAACAGTAGGTTGCGTTCGTGCAGGGGCAGATCAAGGCTGGCCGCCAGTTGCAGCACCATGGGCCGGCTCGGTTGCGAGCGGCCACTTTCGAGAAAGCTGATGTGTCGTTGCGAGGTGCCGGCCACTGCGGCGAAGGCCAGTTGGCTGAGGCCGCGGCGCTGGCGCCAGCTCTTCAGCTGGCTGCCGAAGTGGCTGGTATGAGTAGGCTGGGTGGACATGGCGGGGGCCTGGCGGTGGACTGGCCCCCTTTCTACGCGCTAGCCGCCGCAGCGGCAATTACGTCGCAGGTAATAACCGCTCAGGCTCGTTTGCGCAGCGGCGGGTTGTGTTTTTCCAGCTCGCGGCAGGCCTGCTGGATCATCTGCTCGGTGATCGGCACTTCGCGACCTTGGGCGTCGATGATGCAGCCCCCGGTGGATTGCTGTGGCTCGATGCGGGTGACGTTGTGGCGGGCGGTGAGGCGGTGGAAGGGAATCATGCTCTGTCTCCTCGTCAGGTGCTTGCGCGCAGTCTAGAACCGCTAGATGAACGCGCGGTGACAGTTCCGGGCACCAGTCGGTGCCCACGGCAAGCTTGGCTTGCCATCCTGCAGGGAAGTTGACCGCACTCGACACCAGGGGTTCGGCTGGCGTTTGCCGCGATGGTCTGAGCGGTCGTGCTTGGGCACAATTGCGCCATTGATCTCTGTGCAGCAACCGGGAGACCGCATGAGCCTGTTCCATCTGGGCCTGATCATCAATCCGCTGGCCGGCCTGGGCGGCCCGGCAGCGCTCAAGGGCAGCGACGGTGTGGCCGCCGAAGCCCTGGCCCGCGGTGCCACGCCGCGTGCCGCCGAACGCACGCGTATCGCCCTGGAATGCCTGCGGCCGCTGGCCGAGCGTTTGCAATTTCTCACTTTCCCCGGGCCCATGGGCGCCGATCTGCTGGCCGAGCTGGGCTATGCCCACCGGGTCATCGGCCAGCTGGGCGAGGGCGCGACCAGCGCCGCCGACACCCGTCAGGCCGTGCAACTGCTGCAGGAGGCCGGCTGTGCGCTGATCCTGTTCGCCGGCGGCGACGGCACCGCGCGCGACATCTGCGCAGTGGCCCGCGAGGATCAGCCGGTACTGGGCATCCCCGCCGGGGTGAAGATCCATTCCGGGGTCTATGCCATCAGCCCACGCGCCGCCGGCGAGATGGCCCGGCGCCTGGTCGAGGGCGGCCTGGTGCGCCTGGCCAGCGGCGAGGTACGCGATCTCGACGAGACGGCGCTGCGCGATGGCAAGGTCAGCGCGCGCTGGTATGGCGAGCTGTGCGTGCCGGTGGAAGGCGAGTTCATGCAGCACGTGAAGCAGGCCGGCATGGAGTCCGAGGAACTGGTGCTGGTGGATCTCGCCGACTGGTTGCAGGAAAGCTGGGAACAGGACGTGCGCTACGTGTTCGGCCCCGGTTCGACCCTGCATGGCCTGGCCGAGAACCTTGGCCTGGACACCACCCTGCTGGGCGTCGACGTGATCGAGAACGGCGCGGTACTGGCCCGTGACGTGACCGAAACGCAGCTGTTCGAACTGGTCGATGGCCACCCGGCGCGCCTGCTGGTCACCGCCATCGGTGGCCAGGGCCATATCATCGGTCGCGGCAACCAGCAGATCAGCCCGCGCGTGCTGCGCGCCATCGGCCTGGAGCATTTGCGAGTGGTGGCGACCAAACGCAAGCTCGGCACCCTGGAGGGCCGGCCGCTGCTGGTGGACAGTGGCGACCCGGCGCTGGACGAGGTCTTCCCCGATGCCGTGCGGGTGTGGGCGGGGTACAAGGAAGAACTGCTGTATCCGGTTGGCTGGGGTGAGCAGGGCACGTAACCTTGGGGCAGGGAGGGCAGCCTATGTATCAGGGAAGTTGTTTGTGTGGGGCGGTCAGCTTTCGTATTCAGGGCGAGCTGGCAGCGATCCAGATCTGCCACTGCAGCCAGTGCCGCAAGGCTCAGGGTGTGGCGTTCGCCAGTAATATCCCGGTGGCGCAGAGCGCCTTCGAGCTGCTTGGCGGCAGCGACCAGTTGCGCGCTTTCGAGTCTTCGCCGGGCAAGCAGCGGGTGTTTTGCGGCAACTGTGGTTCGCCCATCTACAGCCATACCGACAAGCTGCCGGGCGTGCTGCGCATTCGTGCCGGTACGCTGGAGGGCGAGCTGCCCAGCCGGCCTGAGGCGCATTACCATGTGGCCAGCAAGGCCAATTGGTGGAATGTGAGCGATGGATTGCCGTGCTTTCCCGGAGGTAAGCCATGATGCGGGTGCTGCGTTTTGCGCTGCTGGGGCTGCTGCTCGCTACCTCCGTATTGGCCCAGGCCGCCGTAGACCCGGCTGCCCTGGTCGGGGCCGCGCGTAGCCAGGTCGGCGTGACCCTCGGCTATGACCCGGTGTACCGGCGCATTGCTTATCCCAATGGCGATGTGCCGCTGAGCACCGGGGTGTGCAGCGATGTGCTGGTTCGTGCCCTGCGGGCCCAGGGCCTGGATCTGCAGAAGGCGGTGCACGAGGACATGGTGGCGCACTTTGCCAGCTATCCGCAGAACTGGGGGCTGAAGCGCCCGGACAGCAATATCGACCATCGGCGGGTGCCCAACCTGATGACCTGGCTGCGCCGCCAGGGCCTCAGCCAGCCGGTCAGCCAGCAACCCACGGCCTACCGCGCCGGCGATGTGGTGACCTGGGATCTGGGCCGCGGCCTGACCCATATCGGCATCGTTTCCGACCGCCAGGGTGCGGACGGTGTACCGCTGGTGCTGCACAATATCGGCCGCGGCACCCAGGAAGAAGACATCCTGCTGCGCTTCACCATCACCGGCCACTACCGCTTTTCCGCGCGCTGATCGGAGTCGTTATGGACGCAACCCAGCTACCCCCGTTTATCCAGCCCGGCGACCGCGTGGTGCTGTTCGACGGCGTGTGCAAACTGTGCAACGGCTGGGCGAAGTTCCTCGTCCGCCATGACCGTGCGCGGCTGTTCAAGCTGTGCTCGGTGCAGTCCGCCGAGGGCCAGGCGATCCTGCAGTGGTTCGGTCTGCCGACCGATCATTTGGAGACCATGGGTTATGTCGAGGGCAGTGCGCTGTTGGTGCGCTCCGACGCGGTATTGCGCATCGTCGCCCAGCTGCCTGCACCCTGGCGTTGGGCAGCCTGGCTGCGCGTGCTGCCACGCGGACTGCGCGACTGGGCCTATGACCGCATCGCGTTGAACCGCTATCGCCTGTTCGGTCGCTACGACAGCTGCCTGCTGCCCTCTGCCGACCACGCCGGGCGCTTCCTCCAGGGTTGAGGCCGCGCGCTGCCTTGATGTTGCCCGGTACCGCCCCCATCTGCTGTTGAGGCCTGCCTCTGGCAGGCCTCAACGATTTCTTACCTGGGTCATGGCCCATCTGCGAGTGCCCATGCTGTCGATTCTGTCTTCCCGTCAGCGCAATGCCTTGCGCATGGCCGGGCGTTTCGTTGCGCCGTACCGCTGGCGGGTGATCGGTGCCTTGCTGGCGCTGATGTTCACCGCCGCCATCACCTTGTCGATGGGCCAGGGCATCCGCCTGCTGGTCGACCAGGGCCTGGCGACCCAGTCGCAGCAGGCGCTGAACCACTCGATCGGGCTGTTCTTCGTGCTGGTGCTGGCCCTGGCGCTGGGCACCTTCACCCGCTTCTACCTGGTGTCGTGGATCGGCGAGCGCTTCGTCGCCGATATCCGCAAGCGCGTGTTCAACCACCTGATCGGCCTGCACCCGGGTTTCTACGAGAGCAACCGTGCCTCGGAGATCCAGTCGCGGCTGACCGCCGACACCACTCTGCTGCAGACGGTGATCGGCTCCTCGCTGTCGATGGCGCTGCGCAACATCATCATGATGGTCGGCGGCATCGGCCTGCTGTTCTTCACCAACCCCAAGCTCAGCGCCATCGTCATAGTCGCGCTGCCGCTGGTGGTGGCGCCGATCCTGATCTTCGGCCGGCGGGTGCGCGCGCTGTCACGGCAGAGCCAGGATCGGGTGGCCGATGTCGGCAGCTATGTCGGCGAGACCCTGGGCCAGATCAAGACGGTGCAGGCCTACAACCACCAGGCCCAGGATCAGGCGCGCTTTGGCCAGACCGTGGAGGAGGCCTTCGACACCGCGCGCAAGCGCATCAAGCAGCGCGCCTGGCTGATTACCGTGGTCATCGTGCTGGTGCTCGGCGCGGTGGGGGTGATGCTCTGGGTCGGCGGCATGGACGTGATCGCCGGGCGCATCAGCGGCGGTGATCTGGCCGCTTTCGTGTTCTACAGCCTGATCGTCGGCATGGCCTTCGGTGCGGTCAGCGAGGTGATCGGCGAGCTGCAGAGTGCCGCCGGCGCCGCCGAGCGCATCGCCGAACTGCTGCAGACCAGCAATGCGATCAAGCCGCCGGCCGAGGATCTGTTGCAGCTGCCGGCACGGGTCAGTGGCGCCATCGAGCTGCAGGCCCTGCGTTTCGCCTATCCCTCGCGCCCCGGGCATTTCGCGGTGGACGGCATCGACCTCAAGGTGCGCGCTGGCGAAACCCTAGCCCTGGTCGGGCCGTCCGGGGCCGGCAAATCGACTCTGTTCGACCTGCTGCTGCGCTTCTTCGACCCGCAACAGGGGCGCATCCTGGTCGAGGGTCTGGCTATCGACCAACTCGACCCGGCCGACCTGCGCCGCTGCTTCGCCCTGGTCTCGCAGAACCCGGCGCTGTTCTACGGCACCGTGCTGGACAACCTGCGCTACGGCAAACCCGAGGCCAGCCAGGCCGAAGTCGAGGCGGCGGCGCGCGCGGCGCATGCCCATGAATTTATCCAGCGCCTGCCGCAGGGCTACCAGACCCACCTGGGCGATGCCGGCCTGGGGCTGTCCGGCGGCCAGCGCCAGCGCCTGGCGATTGCCCGTGCGCTGCTGGTGGATGCGCCGATCCTGCTGCTCGACGAGGCCACCAGCGCCCTCGATGCGGAAAGCGAATACCTGATCCAGCAGGCCCTGCCGCAGCTGATGAGCGGGCGCACCACCCTGGTGATCGCGCACCGCCTGGCCACGGTGAAGAGCGCTGACCGCATCGCCGTGATCGAGCATGGCAAACTGGTGGCCATCGGCAGCCACAGCGAGCTGGTAACGAGCAGTCCGCTGTATGCGCGGCTGGCCGAGCTGCAATTCAACCCCGATAGTGAAACGGTCTGAGCAGGGAGTAGCGGCAAGGTGGAAAAGGAATTCGGCGTGGTGGTGCTGGGCGGCTACGGCAACTTCGGTACGGTGATCGTGCGGCGCCTGTGTGCCATCGCCGGCATGCGCGTGTGGGTGGCCGGGCGCGACCTGGCCAAGGCCCAGGCGCTGGCGACGGAAACCGGCGCGAGTGCGCTGCAGCTGGACATGAACGCCCCCGATCTGGTCGAGCGCCTGCGCGAGCTGGGCGCCGCCATGCTGATTTCCACCGCCGGGCCATTCCAGCATCAGGACTACCGGGTGGCGCAGGCCTGCATCGCGGCGGGCCTGCATTACGCCGACCTGGCCGATGCGCGCGAGTTCGTCTGCGCAATCGGCGAGCTGGACGAGGCGGCGCGGGCGGCCGGCGTGCTGGTGTGCAGCGGCGCCAGCTCGGTACCGGCGCTGGCGGCAGGGGTGGTCGATGAGCTGCTGCCGCGCTTCTCGCGCCTGGACGAGATCTGGCATGGCATCAGTTCCTCGGAGAAGACCCCGGGCGTGTCGACCCTGGCGGCGGTGCTCAACTATTGCGGCAAGCCCTTCCAGCAGTGGCGCGACGGTCGCTGGCAGGCCGTGCACGGCTGGCAGGATCTCAGCGCCCATGACTTCGCCGCGCCACTGGGCCGGCGCTGGGTGGGCAATTGCGATATCCCCGACCTGCAACTATTCCCGGCGCGCTATCCCGGGGTACGCAGCGTACGTTTCTCTGCCGGTGTCGGCCTGCGCGTCACCCAGTTCGGTACCTGGCTGCTGTCCTGGCTGGTGCGTGGCGGCCTGCTGCGTAGTGGCGTGCCGCTGGCTGGCTTCCTGCGTCGTGGTGCGGTGGCGCTGGAGCCGTTCGGTGACGGCCTGAGCGGCATGTTCGTGCGCCTGCGCGGGCTGGATCAGGCCGGGCAGGCGCAGACCCTGTGCTGGGAACTGCAGGCCCTGCACAACGACGGGCCGAACATTCCCTGCATGGCCGCCGTGGCCCTGGCGCGCAAGCTGGCCGCCGGCACCCTGCAGACGCACGGCGCCGTGCCGTGCCTGGGCTTGCTGACGCTGGCCGAATACCTGGCCGAGCTGGATGGACTGGCCATCAGCAGCGCCTTGCGGGTGCTGCCCGAGGCCAGCGGGGCGGCATGAACGGCTACCTGCAGGTGCCCGGGCTGCGCATCTACGGCGCGCCGGTGTTCCTGCACAGCTCGCTCGGTCTGTTCGTCGGGCTCTGCCTGATCTGGGCTCAGGGGCATGGCCTGTACGGCCTGCTGGCGATCCTCTGCTACCTGGCGATCATCCTGATTCACGAGTGGGGTCACGCTTTCATTGCCCATCGCCTGGGCTTGCGGGTGTTCGCCGTGCAGCTGGGGTTCTTCCATGGCCTGTGCCATTTCCAGAAGCCGGCGGACTTCCTCGACGAGGTCAAGGTGGCCTGGGGCGGGGTGCTGGCGCAGTTCGGCGTGGCGGCCCTGGTGCTGCTGCCGGTGCCGCTGCTGGGCACGGATCTGGGCTACTACGGCCCGCTAGTGATCGTGCTCGGCTTCTTCAACCTGTTGATCGCCTGCGGCAACCTGCTGCCGGCCCGGCGCCTGGATGGCGGGCGGGCCTGGAAGATCATCGGGCTGCTCTGGAGCCGTCGCAAACGGCCCTAGAACAGGGGCATCAGTGCTCGATGCAGTGCGGATCGACTTTCGGCTTGATGGTCAGCGCCACGCCCGCCGAAGCGGCGATGATCGCGCCGATGGCCAGCCACTGCCCGGCGCCGAGGCGTTCGCCGAGGAACAGCAGGCCGGACAGCGCGGCGATGGCCGGCTCCATGCTCATCAGCACGCTGAAAGTGCGCGCCGGCAGGCGGGTCAGGGCGATCATTTCCAGGCTGTAGGGCAGGGCCGAGGACAGTACGGCAACGCCCAGGGCCACCGGCAGCAGGTCGACGGAGAACAGCGCGGCGCCGTTCTGCCAGAGGCCGATGGGGAACACCAGCAGGGCGGCGACCACGGTGCCGAAGGCCACGGTCTGCGCGCCATGCTCGGCGCCAGCCTTCTGCCCGAAGATGATGTACAGCGCCCAGCACACCCCGGCGCCCAGGGCCAGGGCCATGCCCAGTGGGTCGAGATGATCGTTGGCGCTGGTGTCCGGCAGCAGCAGCCAGAGGCCGAACACCGCCAGGGCGATCCACACGAAGTCGAGCAGGCGCCGCGATGACAGCAGGGCCAGCACCAGCGGGCCGGTGAACTCCAGGGCTACGGCGATGCCCAGCGGAATACTCTTCAGCGACAGATAGAACAGCAGGTTCATGCTGCCCAGGCTCAGGCCGTAACCCAGCAGCGACGGCCAGGCGGCCAGGTTGGCGCGGCTACGCCAGGGGCGCATGACCAGGCACAGGATCAGTGCGCCCAGGCTCAGGCGCAGGGCCGTGGTGCCTTCGGCGCCGATCAGCGGGAACAGGCCCTTGGCCAGGGAGGCGCCGCTCTGGATGGAGATCATGGCCACCAGCAGCAGGGCGATGGGCACGAGGATGGCGGTGGAGCGGGACATGGACTTATCCGTCAGCGTGACTGGTCGGTCGGAGCAGGGGGATAAAAAAACCGGCCACCGGGGCCGGTTCTTCGCAACGGCCTGACTTAACGATATTCGCAGAGGTAGGCGGTTTCCACGGCGACCTGCAGCTGGAACTTGCTGTTGGCCGGCACGGTGAACTTGTTGCCGGCGGCAAAGGTTTCCCAGTTGTCGCTGCCCGGCAGTTTGACGGTCAGGGCGCCGGCTACCACGTGCATGACTTCCAGCTGGCTGGTGCCGAATTCGTATTCGCCCGGGGCCATGACGCCGATGGTGGCCGGGCCTTCGCTCATGGTGAAACCGATGGATTTGACGGTGCCGTCGAAGTACTCGTTGACCTTGAACATGGAGGGGGCCTCGAAGGGGATAAAAAGGGCCGGCCAGTATGCCCAAGGCCGGCCGGCACGTCATCCGCTTATGTGGCGAAGATCAGCGGCAGCAGGCGTGCGGTATTGCGCGCATCCTCCAGAGCCCGGTGCTGCTGGCCCTGGAACTGCAGGCCAGCCAGTTGCAGGGCGGTATGCAGGCCCACCGCACGTTTGAGCTGGCGGGCGCTGGCAAAATCCTGCTTGAGGTTGAGGTGCGGTACCTCGCTGAGCTGGCTGTGCAGTTGCTGGCGCTGCCATTCCAGTTCCAGCTGGCGGCGGTCGTAGTCGCCCCAGCTGGCCCAGCCGGCGAGCTGGGGCAGGTGCGGCGCCAGCCAGCGCTCGAACTGCGGCCACAGCTGGTTCAGCGGCAGGGCGCCGTCGACCTGGGCCTGGCTGATATGGGTGAGTTGACGGCAGAAGCTGGTCAGGCAGGGGCGGCGCAGCGGGCGCACGAAGCGCTGGAAGTGATCCAGTTCGTGGCCGTCGGTAGCCACCAGGCTGGCGCCGATCTCGATGATTTCCATGTCTTCGATGGGCCAGCCACCTTCTTCGGTGGTGGCCTCCAGGTCGATTACCAGCCAGTGCTGCTGCATAAGCCCTCCTTGCTTGCCGCCAGTATGGTGGCGGGTCGCGGCCTTGGCAAAGCGCGATCCATACAGTTTTTCCCGCAGTTTGTGCTGGCCGGGCGGGGGCCGATACAGGCTATGCTTGGGAACCTGTAATCGAGGAGGTGGGGCATGGCAAAGGTGGCATTTATCGGTCTGGGCGTGATGGGCTTCCCCATGGCCGGGCATCTGGCGTGCGAAGGGCACGAAGTCTGCGTGTACAACCGCTCGCCGGCCAAGGTGCAGCTGTGGGAGGACGAGTTCGCCGGCGAGTCCGCACCGACGCCCCGCGAGGCTGCGCAAGGCGCCGAATTCGTGATGACCTGCGTGGGCAACGACGATGACCTGCGCAGCGTGCTGCTGGGTGCCGACGGCGCTTTCGCCGGCATGGCCGCCGGCAGCGTGCTGGTCGACCACACCACCGCTTCGGCCAATGTCGCCCGTGAACTGGCGGCCGTTGCCGCCGGCCTCGGCCTGGGCTTTCTCGATGCGCCGGTGTCCGGCGGCCAGGCCGGCGCCGAGAACGGCATGCTGACGGTGATGGTCGGTGGTGAGCAGGCCTTCTACGACCGTGCGGCGCCGGTGATCGACGCCTACGCCAAGATGATCAAGTTGATGGGCCCGGTGGGCAGCGGCCAGCTGACCAAGATGGTCAATCAGATCTGCATCGGCGGTCTGGTGCAGGGCCTGGCCGAGGCGCTGCACTTTGCCCAGAGCGCGGGACTCGACGGGCATGCGGCGATGGAAGTGATCAGCAAGGGCGCGGCGCAATCCTGGCAGCTGGAGAACCGCCACCAGAGCATGCTGGCCGGCAAGTTCGACTTCGGCTTCGCCGTGGACTGGATGCGTAAGGATCTGTCAATCGTGCTGGAAGAAGCGCGGCGCAATGGCGCGCAATTGCCGGTGACCGCGCTGGTCGATCAGTTCTACGCCGATGTGCAGGCGCTCGGCGGCGGCCGCTGGGATACCTCCAGCCTGATCGCCCGCCTCAAGCAGCGCAGCTGACCCGCCGGCGTCATTCGCCGCTTGCAGTGACGTTGTTCGTCGCTGCCGGCCTCAGGTGCGGAAGATAAAGTACACCGCGCCAAGCAGGCATAGCCCCGCCCACAGGTAGTCCAGCTTCAGCGGCTGCTGCATGACGTAGACGCTGAAGGGGACGAACACCGCCAGGGTGATGATTTCCTGCATGATCTTCAGCTGGCCGACCGACAGCTCGGTGTAACCGATGCGGTTGGCCGGCACCATGATCAGGTATTCGAAGAGGGCGATGCCCCAGCTGACCAGGGCGGCGATTACCCAGGGCTTGCTGTTCATGGTCTTCAGGTGGCCGTACCAGGCGAAGGTCATGAACACGTTGGACAGGGTGAGCAGGGCGGCGGTTTGCATCCAGACCGGCATGGCGGGTACTCAACAAGGGCAAAGCGGCAAGCCTAAACGCGCGTGAGCGCCCGGCCAAGCACCGGGCGCCAGCAGTTCGAGCGAAGGGGAAGGGTTGTGGGCAAGTGGATGCGTAATCTGGCGCTGGTCGGTCTGGCTGGCGTGCTCTGCGTGGGGAGCTGGAGTGCCTGGCAGGCGTGGCGGCAGCGCGCGGTGTGGGCCGAGTTGCAGGTGTTCGCGCCGCTGCAGGGAGCGCAGCGCTTCGCGCTCGGCGCCAACCTGCTGCAGTGGACGGGCAGCAGTCTGCAGCTGCGCGATGGGCAGCAGCCCGAGCGGGTGCTGTGGGCAACGGATGGCGGCTTTCTGGCGGCCGGGCGTGGCGTGGCGGCGGTCGAGGAGCACCGTGGCGCACTGTTCGTCGACGAGCAGCGCCAGGTGCTCTGCCGTCAGCAAACGCTGGATGGCATCGAGCAACGCCAGCAGCGCGTGCTGCTGCGCGGGCGCCTGGGCTGTGCCGACGGTTCCAGCAGCACCTACGTGCTGGTGTTCGAGGACGACGGCGAGCGCGGCGTGCGCCTGGCCGTGGCGCTGGAGGACGACAGCCTCAACCGCATCTATCTGAGCTGGCAGCGCGAGGCGGATGAGCACTTCCATGGTTTCGGCGAGCAGTTCAGCGCTTTCGACCTGGCCGGTCGGCGCCTGCCCATCCTGGTACAGGAGCAGGGCGTCGGCCGCGGCCTGCAGCCGATTACCCTGGCGGCCAACCTGACGGCGCGCGCCGGCGGCGACTGGTGGACCAGCTACGCGCCGGTGCCGCACTACCTGAGCAGCAAGGGGCGCAGTTTCTTCAGCGAGTCCACCGCCTACCAGGTGTTCGATCTGCGCGATGAGCATCGCGTGCAGCTCGAAGTGCATGCCGGGCAGCTGGCGGCACGTATCTACACGGCAGCGGATGCGCCTGGGCAGATTGCCCAGCACACGGCGGTGGTCGGGCGCATGCCGCCGCTGCCGGCCTGGACCCAGCAGGGCGCCATCGTCGGCCTGCAGGGCGGCACCCAGCGGGTGCGCGAGATCCTGCGCCAGCTCGACGAGGCCCAGGTGCCGCTGGCTGGCGTCTGGCTGCAGGACTGGGTCGGCCAGCGCACTACCAGCTTCGGCAAGCAGCTGTGGTGGAACTGGAGCCTGGACGAGCAGCACTACCCGGACTGGGCGGCGCTCAATGGCGAGCTGAAGGCCCGCGGCATTCGCAGCCTGGCCTATGTCAATCCGTTCCTGGCGGATGTAGCGGACAAGCCGGGCGCCGCCCGTAACCTGTATGCCGAGGCGCGTGAACACGGTTATCTGGTACGCGACCAGGCTGGCCAGCCGTTGGCGCTGCTCAATACCAGTTTCAGCGCCGGTCTGGTCGACCTGAGCAACCCGGCGGCGCGCCTGTGGCTCAAGCAGGTGCTGCGCGAGGAAATGCTGGCCAAGGGTTTTTCCGGCTGGATGGCCGACTTCGGCGAGGCCCTGCCGTTCGAGGCGCAACTGGCCAGCGGCGAGTCGGCAGCGCTGGTACATAACCGCTTCCCGGAAGACTGGGCGCGGTTCAACCGCGAGCTGCTGGAAGAGGCGGGGGGCGAGGGCGAGCTGTTCTTCTTCATACGCTCGGCCTTCAGCCGCAGCCCGGGCCTGACCACCAGCCTGTGGGCCGGCGATCAACTGGTGACATGGGATGCCCAGGACGGCCTGCACAGTGCGCTGCTGGGCATGCTGTCCGGCGGGTTGTCCGGTTTCAGCCTCAATCACAGCGATACCGGCGGCTATACCACCATCAGCAACCCGCTCAAGGACTACCACCGCGACCAGGAACTGCTGCTGCGCTGGATGGAGTTCTCCGCCTTCACCAGTCTGCTGCGCAGCCACGAGGGCAACCGTCCGGAGGCCAACCAGCAGGTCTACAGCTCGCCGCAGAATCTGGCGCAGTTCGCCCGCTGCGCGAAGATCTTCGCCGCCCTGGCGCCTTACCGCCAGCAACTGATGGCGCAGGCCGCGCGTAGCGGCATGCCGCTGCTGCGCCCGTTGTGGCTGCAGTATCCGGGCGATCCGGCCGGACAGCAGGCACTGCCGCGCAGCTTCATGCTCGGTGACCAACTGCTGGTGGCGCCTGTGCTCGAGCCGGGCGTCAGTGAACTGGAGGTGTTGCTGCCGGCCGGCGCCTGGGTGCACCTGTGGTCGGGCAAGCGCTTCCAGGCCCAGGCGGGCGAGACGGTGCGCGTGGCGGTGCCGATCGGTCAGCCGGCGGTGTTCTATCCAGAGGGCTCGCCGCTGGCGCCAAGCCTGGCGGCGCTACGCGAAATCAAGTGACGGAAGGGGTGCCGATAGCCGCGCGTAGGCGTTAAGATCGCCGCCGTTCGGTTCATGAGAGCTCTTCATGGAGTGTCGTGCCGGCTGCGGTGCCTGTTGCATCGCGCCTTCCATCAGTTCGCCCATTCCCGGTATGCCCAATGGCAAGGCCGCGGGAGAGCGCTGCCTGCACCTGACCCCGACCTCGCTCTGCGCCATTTTCGGCCAACCCGAGCGTCCGGCCGTCTGTGCGGCCTTCGGCGCCGATCCGGAGGTCTGCGGCGACAGTCGCGAGGAGGCCATTTGTCTGCTCGGTTGGCTGGAGCACGCCACCGCCTGAGCGGCCAAGCATTCTGTGCTCGCCGGCAGCGCTGCCGGCGGGCCTATTTCACCAAGGAGCAATGATGATTTCGTTGAGTCGCGCGGCCGCAGCCTGTGGCCTGAGTCTGCTGGCAAGCACCCTGGCGCATGCCGAAGACTGGCAGCTGGCCAAGGACGAGGATGGCATCCGCATCTACCTGAGCGCTGTCGAAGGCTCCAAGTACAAGGCTTACCGTGGCGTGACCACGATCAAGAGTGACGTGGCCAAGCTGCGCGCCCTGCAGGAAGACGTCCAGGGTTCCTGCGCCTGGATTCACGCCTGCGCCGAGCAGAGCCTGCTCAAGCATGAAGGCAACCAGAGCTGGGTGTACACCCGCTTCGAAATGCCCTGGCCGGTAACCGCGCGCGATTCGATCCTGCACGTGGTGACCGTGGAGAACGCCGATGGCA
The window above is part of the Pseudomonas alcaligenes genome. Proteins encoded here:
- a CDS encoding NAD(P)-dependent oxidoreductase gives rise to the protein MAKVAFIGLGVMGFPMAGHLACEGHEVCVYNRSPAKVQLWEDEFAGESAPTPREAAQGAEFVMTCVGNDDDLRSVLLGADGAFAGMAAGSVLVDHTTASANVARELAAVAAGLGLGFLDAPVSGGQAGAENGMLTVMVGGEQAFYDRAAPVIDAYAKMIKLMGPVGSGQLTKMVNQICIGGLVQGLAEALHFAQSAGLDGHAAMEVISKGAAQSWQLENRHQSMLAGKFDFGFAVDWMRKDLSIVLEEARRNGAQLPVTALVDQFYADVQALGGGRWDTSSLIARLKQRS
- a CDS encoding YkgJ family cysteine cluster protein → MECRAGCGACCIAPSISSPIPGMPNGKAAGERCLHLTPTSLCAIFGQPERPAVCAAFGADPEVCGDSREEAICLLGWLEHATA
- a CDS encoding DMT family protein translates to MPVWMQTAALLTLSNVFMTFAWYGHLKTMNSKPWVIAALVSWGIALFEYLIMVPANRIGYTELSVGQLKIMQEIITLAVFVPFSVYVMQQPLKLDYLWAGLCLLGAVYFIFRT
- a CDS encoding START domain-containing protein — its product is MISLSRAAAACGLSLLASTLAHAEDWQLAKDEDGIRIYLSAVEGSKYKAYRGVTTIKSDVAKLRALQEDVQGSCAWIHACAEQSLLKHEGNQSWVYTRFEMPWPVTARDSILHVVTVENADGSLVRKLDGQPTFKPQDKDYVRVASLEGSWIFVPKGTGEVEVTYQVHTEPGGSVPSWLANSFVVDAPFNTLNALRAKAEGR
- a CDS encoding alpha-glucosidase, with translation MGKWMRNLALVGLAGVLCVGSWSAWQAWRQRAVWAELQVFAPLQGAQRFALGANLLQWTGSSLQLRDGQQPERVLWATDGGFLAAGRGVAAVEEHRGALFVDEQRQVLCRQQTLDGIEQRQQRVLLRGRLGCADGSSSTYVLVFEDDGERGVRLAVALEDDSLNRIYLSWQREADEHFHGFGEQFSAFDLAGRRLPILVQEQGVGRGLQPITLAANLTARAGGDWWTSYAPVPHYLSSKGRSFFSESTAYQVFDLRDEHRVQLEVHAGQLAARIYTAADAPGQIAQHTAVVGRMPPLPAWTQQGAIVGLQGGTQRVREILRQLDEAQVPLAGVWLQDWVGQRTTSFGKQLWWNWSLDEQHYPDWAALNGELKARGIRSLAYVNPFLADVADKPGAARNLYAEAREHGYLVRDQAGQPLALLNTSFSAGLVDLSNPAARLWLKQVLREEMLAKGFSGWMADFGEALPFEAQLASGESAALVHNRFPEDWARFNRELLEEAGGEGELFFFIRSAFSRSPGLTTSLWAGDQLVTWDAQDGLHSALLGMLSGGLSGFSLNHSDTGGYTTISNPLKDYHRDQELLLRWMEFSAFTSLLRSHEGNRPEANQQVYSSPQNLAQFARCAKIFAALAPYRQQLMAQAARSGMPLLRPLWLQYPGDPAGQQALPRSFMLGDQLLVAPVLEPGVSELEVLLPAGAWVHLWSGKRFQAQAGETVRVAVPIGQPAVFYPEGSPLAPSLAALREIK
- a CDS encoding exonuclease domain-containing protein, which codes for MQQHWLVIDLEATTEEGGWPIEDMEIIEIGASLVATDGHELDHFQRFVRPLRRPCLTSFCRQLTHISQAQVDGALPLNQLWPQFERWLAPHLPQLAGWASWGDYDRRQLELEWQRQQLHSQLSEVPHLNLKQDFASARQLKRAVGLHTALQLAGLQFQGQQHRALEDARNTARLLPLIFAT